aaaaaaattgactcttgagccATGTTAAGATGGCCCcaaaaccatacctggagttgttttgtttcattcacatgtttaagtaatcctttattagtctgtctacatctccaaagctcaaaatgctctgttccacattgtgctGTCATTAAGTGATACCTGAAAAcaattttttaccttttgttcaatagattggcatttccagggctgaaatcatccaaataatacagaaagtgcaccattgtgtttttaactaGACTTTACCTgaattatcacatgacatcacaaagtagaagaaatatgcagggtttgtgtgttaaacatgtgtgaatgaaacaaaacaactccaggtctgtttgtgatgaaaaaattatggatcagaaaatggcataatatggggTCTTTAATCAGTATTTTCAAAACTTGATTGCTTCTAAATTGAcaaatgaatattttaaacatagATGGTTAAGTTTGACAGATTGCCTAAAATCAGTCTTCCTCTTATGAACTCCCATACCAGCTGGGAATCAGAACATTAACATTCTGATTTTAgaattcgattttttttttttttttttacagaaattaaaatagtttggcaaaaaatattcaaagatTAATTTTCTTTAGGCAAGGGACTGCGAGGTgaagttaaagtgcatatgacaggtgttcatgtttttctaattctgactgcGTTtggtggtcaatatttatcacagttttacatcagttaaggcaaaaaaaagttaagaactaaaatacaggaagtagcggtgAGCTcttaaacagaatccctctacctaTGGCATCACCACGGAAATATACATCCAAAATCCAGGGACAATTTATGTTAGCATTTTTCTGacataaaatgataaacttcaccaattgaaaaacaagattaaatatAATTaggttaactatgttttagtgaaattagtactgtcatatgcactttaatctaTAACTTATTGAAATCAAAGAGTTGGATGGCAAGTCATGTTATCGTACCCTAATTTAAACTGAATTATATTGTCAAAAACATAAGTTATCCAAATATTGATACTCCTAATCAGAAATAACATTAGTATGGTGCCATTCATTTAATATTAAAACTGAATGGAGCTCGACAGTGGCCGCCCACCCCCAGGTTCCAGAcgtaaatttctcattcattttccccatagacttgaaaaaaaattatattacagGTTTGAAATCTCGCTCAGGGTTAATCGGCTCTGTGTTAACTAACAACCACaagatttataattttatttaaaatcagttTGGGATACTTTATAAACCACTAAGCTATCAAAGCATTTCACCAAATCTTGAGTTTTAAATGCGCTTtctggacttaaaacaaccacattaTGTAATATTACTTAGCAAGTAGCTGGTTAGTCTCTGCAATGTCTTTCAActcataatatttgaattttcctaaaagtctatgggaaattGGTGAAtgtaaaatttacttctggagcAGACGGTCACTGTTGCGCTCCACAGACTGCTTTCCATTAATAAGGAAAAAATTCTATATGGAATAttttaaatgtctaaatttTAACTgaatttttgtcacttttttgtaCAGACTTTTCAAATTTTAGTTCAAAACATAATTGGACACATTTTACTTGAAAGAAAATTTGAATTATGTGACAAAATTGAATGTTATTTTAGCATTAATaatggtcaaaataaaaattcaaacatttaaaattaaaatctgctAATCTGTCTATATAGAAATgttaagtgtgacgtcacttcaAGGTCCAACCAGAAACGtcacagctgatttctagcTTCATCTTTGTTCCTTATTTATCAAACAAAAGACAACCTTTTAAAAGCCTAAGTTTAAccacaaattgtatcaaatatgtaaataatgtagtactTATCTAGCATAACACAGGTCACTGCTAACGCTATCTTAGCCTAGCCCTGCTTCTTACCTCAACCTCCCTCGTACACTTTCTGTCAGTTATAATAACCATAGAGCCATGATTACATGCTTGTTAGCATTAAGTGACTGACAACAGATTTCATGTTAAAAAGAGATTGCATTATTTTCAGTCAGCTGATGGACCGGGAAGTGACATCACCCTTAACTCTATACTTCTAGCGTGCTGCTGAGAGAGTATTTATAGATGTAGTAAAATCCTTCAATGATCATATACCTGATGGAAAGTAACTTGTGCATTTGGTTAAGTTCACTGAATATTTACAATGGAGCTACTATAAGATTTAGTGTTTGATTTTTGTACTAACTTCACCTTGTCCCTGGGGGCTTCCTGAATCTTcactattttgagtttttatttttcagtccaggtttTATTGAGTTACTGCAGCATGTCAACAAAAGCATCAAACTCGTCCATGTTCTTCTCGTAGACGGCGAGTTTTTCAGGTAAAGAGTCCTGAAAAGAAGGGAACAGAGAAGGGAACAGAGGGTGAACTACATAGCCTGTGAGAAATTACACAACATGAGTCAAATGGTACACACTCATCATGACATTGTTTTAAAATTCACTATTTCCAAACTTACacttcccatgtatttgaccaaagcGTGTCTTTCCGCAGTATAGCTATACTGTAAAAgtagctcttgagatcaaaatatgcTGCCTGGCCAGAAAacaagtcaccacctggatttaactaagcaaataggtacgggTTACTGCAGTTGGTCAGGACTAGgctcagcaacagtatgtgctcaaaaaatgaggtacaggttgaccaggttattccatcaatggattttttcttccctgatggcacgggcatattccaagatgacaatgccaggattcatcaggctcaaatcgtgacagagtggttcaggagcgtgagagatcattttcacacatggattgtccaccacagagtccagaccttaaccccattgagaatctttgggatgtgctggagaagctttgtgcagcgtcagactccaccatcaCCAATGGaagaggtgaaaaattaatgcaacactggatggaaataaatctttgaCACggcagaagcaaaatcgaaacaatgccacagcgaatttGCGCTGTAATCAAaactaaaggcggaacaacgaaatattagtgtgactttttttttggccaagcagtgtatGTCTGCTGCATGTCGTCTGCTTTTAATTggctgataatcaggaagtatgcGGTTaacatggtagttgttgttagcgttattGTGATTGaaaaactcatcgtggtgaataattaggatgctctgaatgcataaggtaagtgaggaataattttggaccactgcaaacagtttaaaatgaactaagtctgttttttctcatttttaagaaagtaaaaatcaggtacagcaccttgaAGTACTAATAATATAATTGTAAATAGGaaattattaatgttttgaCTCTTTTGAATCTGTTGTAGTGGTACAACTTTCCCTTCTGTCGAAATTAGTTAAATCAATAGTTATAAGTGACAGTAATGACTGACCAGGTCGTCGGCCATAGACTGTGAGCTGATGTGGAGCGACAGCGAGGCGAGCTGAGGAGGGTTCTGAAACTCTCTGTAGAACGTGCCCAGGTCCATTGGCAACAAGTCGTCTTTGGAGAACGCCGGCCTCTGAAACAGTGACATATATGTGTGGTTAGACatgagtgcatgtgtgtaatACATGTGTGATTAGTCTGATAAAGGTCAAAGGTAACAGTAGTGCAAAGTGAAACATGAAAATACTGTGTCTCGTACAAAGTCGACCATGACGAAGTCGTCCTGTGGCCCTGACCCCTCTGAACCCTGTGAGTGCAGACTGCCctggagaggggaggggcaggagggggaGTCTGGGGGCTGCACCTGtaacataaacaacacattCAATTACACACAGGATATTTTATTGCCTCTTTAAATCTGGCCCCCCGCctatttttgataataattatatataaaaagcaCAGTAATGGATAATAtctatattttacaaaaaatgctTATTAGGCCCACAGGAAAAAATAACAGCTCCTGCTGATATAGATACTACATAGGTACACTTTAAAGAGGTTTAAATCATACCATTCTGTCATTCTCCTCAGCATCTAAACCTCTGGGAGCAAAGGCTGCAAACGGCAGGTCCAAACTGGCTGCCGTCAACTGCAGAGCAAACAGTCACATTAAGAACTGAATAATTTATCACAGTGAATTATGTCCACattgtcattttgtcatttaCTAGATTCATGTATCAGCTGCATTTTTCCACCTATCCCTGTTCATTACCTGTGCGTTGGGTTTATTCACGAACGCTCCGACCTTTCTGGTGAAATTTGACAAAGACTCGACCGGATCCGAAGGAGACGCACTTCGACCATCTCCATTGTGACTCAATCCCTCCTCATCACCACTGCACAGGAGATAAAGTATTATCAATGTTTTCACTGGTGTATTATCAATGTTTTCACtggtgtaataataataatgggatTACCTGCTGGTGGAAGTATTGTGCGCCTGCTCCAACGTCAGATGAGcttcttgtgtttgtgtcgGCAACAGCACGACAGTGCCCTCTTTCCCAGCATGCATCACCTGCACATTAAGGGAACTgtgtgtaagattttgattttaaatttcataaacatgaccagACAGTGCCCCCAAATGCGACGTATacaagttcaaatcaaataaagcttttactgataacaattctaatacttatttattcttaattacaaaaacattggacatgatgccAAGTtgttaatttggtgttttgtttctcaagatgattatccaatcagaaagcagaatgagcctcgcaTGAGTCTCTGtattgggttgccagtttcaattctgaaatccagtttaagcttaaaatgcctctctgatctgaatggtcactaccgaaacctcagcacctgcaaccaacatgaatcagtgctagtgcagcctctgcagcttagcaagtgaattctggaggttctgaggtttCACTTAAGATAAGGCCTGAGAATGAAACACACTAGTGTGTGTCCTCTATAttcaggttaaggctctggcaacacaggttcactTGTGattctagtaaaaaaaaaaaaaaaaatgtaagagtgcaggctacatacggTATATTGgttgtttaaattattttaaataccTGAGGAGTTGTTACCTGATTGGTGGCATTGGGGTGACATAGCTCTGGGCCTGTTATGATCGGAGGCTGACAACACAATCGGGAACTGTACATctacaaagaaaacattaaaaaacaagttaaaatgtgTCCTTTAGCAAAGGTTAAATTAAAAACTAGATTAACACTTGGCATGCATTATAACTACAGATGCACCAATCCATCTTTTTCTATTTCAACACCAATATTGATACGTGGGATTTGGAAATCTATCTGATATCAATCAATATCAGGGTACTTTCCTTAATAATATTACTCATACACTAATTTACCATGTAACTGAATTATGTAGGCTCTAAGCTTTAAAATCAGGTATCACACATCAGTATTTACTGGGTTGAAATTGCCAAAAATGTGAATTCTCAAAATGGCTAATGGTAAGTATCAGATCAGTATCAGAAGATAGGGAATTGATACCCAATCCATGCAATTTTTCAGTATCTGCACCGATATCAATACtggtattggtgcatccctcaTTATAACTAGCTTAATATAATAATGCGTTTTTAGAATATTGCATGTATTCAGGATACTACCAAAAAAGCTGCTGAACTTGCTTTATATCATCATTAAGAAGATTACACCgtgatatttttgcatttttgtggaTAATTTTAAAGTCAATTCATGTTTTGTGCGATACTTGTTGTAAAAGACATTTACAAACAGGTTTAGAGATaacatgcaaaaatatcaaGACACATTTGACTTGATgtgactttaaaataaaaatcaaacatggtgtatttaaagatgcactatgtaacatttatgGTGGAGAGTAAGTAAAGacaagcaggccaagttacaagtcagatctgtggagaggtgagcacaCTTAGAAGTAAGaatctgtgtatttttaaagtggaactaaacttaAACCATTTTTTatcactactaaactgtgtatgtggtgttttctgtttttttactgtTCACAGTCATTTTGGGCAATTTTGCtacaaactaggtaaatttgcagctttttggtcaaaaatacctaaatccaagtgtgtgctgccttcaatggcctctgcaatttcaagtaatatgtaacatcacacaggactgccctgtcTGGTGTTTCTGACCACAAACACTTAGCTgcaagtgtggatacctgttaaaccaatcacactgttcattATACCTCAGACCCTGCCACTTGTCCGCACTCTCagtcccctttagtcctccaggtactgctcaGTCGAGCAgatgtatttgaaatgtggttgtgggcggagtttaggtgtttagtcccacttaagcaataaaagcttaaaaacatctccatagaaacaagttgGTGACAGATTCCccacacaaaagttacatagtgaatccTGAAACATGAAAGGAGTTAAAGTTCCATCACATCACACAGGGGAGGGACTCACATTGTTGTGAGTGACAAGTCCAGGAGCCAATGGGAGCGGGAGACTGtccagggggaggggcttagacAGTTTGGAGGGAGACGGACTCAGGGTACAGACGCACTTTTGTGAGAGGAAatgttttttataaaaaaataaaagaagaaaaaaagagaaagagaaatcaCAGGTCGACAGTGAgaaacagtaacagtaaaaaggGGGTAAAGCTGGAACAGGGATTTAAGTTTAAGCCTTTGTCAATGTTGTAAGACCCAACAAAAACTGCTTGTTCATATTATAATAAACTATtacctaaaggtgcactatgtcatttttttgaCTGGAGGGccaccacctggttgtctccattaaaatgttaattatttACCTGGAATTCTTCTATAGTAtagtattacacttttatgttTCTATAGAATCAACCATGATGCctacaggccaagttacaggtcaggtttgtggcgAGGTGACCCTgctaacaataaaacataatatctaTAGgtagggttaaaaaaaaaaaaaaaaaaaaaaattaaagaaaaaaaagagaaacaaaaaaactcttaTTAATATATGCAAATAGACAAGtgaaatgccatattgtagaatGTTCCAAGCAAAGAGAAACAGCTGagtggagataagcaggtggcagacctccaccaggaaagttacatagcgcacccaGGTGCTAGGAAATTTAAAAACCTAAACTAACTAGTTGCGGGATAGATCCTGTCGTATTAACCTTCTTTATTTTGAGAGTTTGGGTCCACGTGGCTACACAAAACTAGCAGGATTTGTTGacggtttatggttaatatttctgtaattactgggtctatccacatgaaacaaaaacaggcacaaagttcaatgtcttcttgGTCAGAGTAAATAATCAAAAGTGAAGTGATTTGTACctgtgagggaggagaggtggagaaggaggTGGTGCAGACCTCCTGTGAATCCTGGACTCCAGGGAATGGTCCAGTGTCTTCATCGTCAGGAGGTctgagaaaggagagagtgaaaaagaAAGTGACAATAAAAGTAAGAGGAGGTGAAAGAGGCGAAGGGGAGAAAGCAAGGGAGAAGAGCTTGATTAACCATTGGTAGAGATTTCTGGTGGTTGCTGAGAGTGTCCTTCATTTGCATGGTTATGTCcttctgatctagtcctggttaagtcctagttaGTTAGTATAGTTAgttcatttatacatacagtggAACACCATGAGAGCACCTGGGCCCTCTTTTTCATTGGTgccttgtttaaaatacaatacaaactgaaaaaacagacaaaacaaacaagttcatataaaacattaaaaacaggagcaggtgtgtatGACAaattgttatcagattattaaatttcgattgtgtcaccaatgaCTCTAGTTTTGCCTTTCCTtagagtgtattccatttttgtgaagcaaaactgCTAAATGCCCTCGTTctcatctcagttttggtgcggttactccttagccttatgcagtcatgtgatctggcattaaatgttccagtatcaatgattaacaagcaggtgaggtattctggcagtttgaAATAGTCCCTTTTGGAtaaatttcatacagtgctgttcccCTCTAACAGACAGTTTTTCATAGAGGAAAGagtgatgagtttcaaatccatcacctgcaATAAAATGAAGGgcagtgaaagagtggatccaacagtttcaaagtaaaggctgaagtctgcatgtacaaCACATCCCCATATTCCAGCATGGAGAGAAAGGTTGtgtgcactatttcttttctgtaatttattgtgatacaatatttgtttctgtaataaaatgatcatttagatcttaaactgttacataattctgaaatatgttttttaaaggataagttttcatcaagccaaagtttagttttatttgcattcaaacaccgtttaagatttatgagggaattttggatttcattaatatcttgttgcagttttaaaagtgacTGATCAGCAGATGGAGCACTTGCAtataaaacagcatcatctgcatataaatgtggCTCTCTTTTAAATTGGTTAACTCCTGGTTAAGTCGTGGTTAAGTCATGGTTAAATCGTGGTTAAGTCATGGCTTGGGACCGGTCTAGATCCATTTTGTACCAAATTAGTTattagtttaatgctgtactgcaCTAAGAGTAGACCTCAATTATGTCTAGTTAGATCTGTACAATTATTGTCAAGTATGCTGAAAAAAAGTCCCTTAAAATCTTCCGAATTCACATGattaatattgttttgtgtattttgtatgtGGTACCTGTAGTTGCAGGGCTGTCCCATTGTCACTGGTCTCTGACCACATGAACCATCCACAAAATGATCCACGATGATCCCCATGATCGGAGCCGACCGCTCAAACTGTCTGTAGATGAaagaacattaacattaaagtgtgcaaaatttttatttcttttgacaTCATTTTGACATGGCGTCAATAGCAAACAAAATAGTATTGATTAAACAAGTTGAAACAGATTGAGAAAGTTCAGTTCAGGGAGTtaatatttgagtattttttacttaaagcagcactgcgtaactttttgaAGCTGGCACATCACTTGCAttattccatagaaatagaaagttaaaaccatgcaGTGGAATATTAGAGCCACACAGGAACAAGATTTAAAGgtatttatctctctctttttgccaGTGAGGTAAAACAGTTTCTTACTACAAGTTACATTTATAATTGTTGCAACTTGGAACCATAATTGCAGAAATGGGCAAAACTGCAAAAAGAAAAGTGTCTAGAGTCTAGGGTGCATGTAccaatgtgttgttgttttttttttatatcctgCGACCATATTCGTGGCTTACCGACTGGACATAAATGCTAGGTTTGTGCGATAGGCGCAGGAGAGGGTAACTGTGCCGACTGGAGTCCCCACAACACCAACTCTCACCGTCTGAAAACCTGGAACAAGATATAACAAATAAGACATTTGAGTAAATTATCAAGGATATTTGAATGATAAACAAATGCTCACCACTAGAAAGCCTTACCTTCTCCTAATCCACTGAGCTGCACTTCACCAAAATAGattctatgaaaaaaaatatacatatatatgaattattatttattaaaactaAGTTGATaagttgtattatattattaggTTAAGAAGAAACATATTAACAAAAAGGGGTGCAACTTTTTGTAGTTTGCAAAATTGAATTGCAATCCAAGCTTAAGTATTATTTGCAACACTGCCAGTGCTTAGCTTTGTATtaaaattttacatttattttaagatcaaatacataatacaacaactcaaaatagTGGTCTGTTACTCATTTATTGAATGaatttgtagttttaaaagGTATAAGGTCTTTTCTAAaataatacttaatacttacAATACTTACAAAATCCACTCACCTATATAATATAACATAGTCATGGCCCTGCTTTCTGGAAAGTTTGTAAGCAGGTGTGACTCTGGTGATGGCCAATAGCGACTTCAGGAGTACAGAGAGACGATTATAGACGGTGTAGGAAACCTTAATGTCCTTGTCACATCTGGAAGAATGAAGACAATTATCATAAGACTATTTGATAAATTATACTAATGTATTAGTAATGAATGACAAAAAAGAACtcacttttcattcatttctaaACACCACGTCTCCAGCTCCATAGAGTCACCCTGGAAAAATAGTAGTAAGTAATTATACAGATGTTTATTCCCGGCTCAGTCCCCGGCTCAGtgcccggttcagtccccggttcagtccccggttcagtccccggatCAGTCCCCGGATCAGTCCCCGGATCAGTCCCCGGATCAGTCCCCGGATCAGTCCCCGGATCAGTCCCCGGATCAGTACAGGTTTATTCGCAGTTTAATCTtagttcattcctggttcagtcctggttcaatttcAATTCACACCTTGTTTAGTCATTATTTGATTGAGATTAAGGCCCATTTTGAGTCCAGAGTTGTGTTTCTTGGTACAAATTAAAATTactaattttgtgcatttttttttgcatattttcacttcttagtagcagtagtagcaatagtgcTAGTAGTCGGGGTAGTGGTAtttgctgtagttgtagtagttgctgtattAGTAGATCTAAAATATTGGTAAAATGTTATACCTCTGATGTTTTTAGAGAAATCTCAACACACATGGAGCGCCCAATGCCGGGGAGCTGTCCGGCCAAAGCCTTTTTAGCTTCATGGGTCACCTCTGGGATGTCTTTGATGGCTAAATTgaactaaaaagaaaataatacacaaatattGTAACAAATGCAAGCTATGGGTCTATATAGCAACACGTTAGCTGTTTAAAGCAACTTACCCAATCTGAACCTGTTGGTGATGAAGATGAGTGAGTGCATATCTTCTCCCCAAGTCGTGCTTGGACTATTACCTGGACAGTCtagaaatgaataataaaaaatacaatacatttattgGTTACTTGCATTTGAATTTAGTGTTACGatactaatatttcaaactccattttgatGCTAAGAAATTGACAATACCAATACCAAATACCAAACTGTTCAGtaaagctcaaattttgtcctgttaatgtgatttttccTCAGATTATTATCTATATTAGTACAGATCAGGATCtgatttttatactttatttactttacttcatACAACCCTATTTCAACTGaataaacattttatacaaCAATTAAACACACACCTTCAAAGCAAAAAACTTGATGAATTTGTCCAGATCTTTTTTATCCTGTGGACTTAAGTCACTGTCCATGATGTAACCAGAacctgaaacaaacataaagaataGTCAAACAGTTAAATATAGTTGAATAAAAGGTCTTATCAAACCTTTGGTATAGGGTCATTGTGCAATATATGAATTACAGAAGGCTGAGGATtgacaacaaaacattacatctattctataaataaaaaatacagaattacAGCATTATTTGGACAGTCTTAAatgtagtattatagtagttATTGTAGTTGTTTGAGGTGATAGTAAAAACAATAGCAATCGGGCCTAGGACATCGCCACATTCATACGGATCGCAATTTTGGGGTTTAATCTCTTtacaacaacaatgacaactatcttaaaataaacaaaacgtGGAATAAAGGAgcaataattgtatttttgtgagATTTTCTACGATTTTCTCTGTGGAAGAGACGTGGTTGCTAAAGGTGAGTCATTAGTCCGAACGCTAACCTCTGCTGCTAACGCTACAAGCTAACACACACGCATTTTGCTCCAAAGCAAATATACGAGTACTTACATTAGATATTTCCTTGTTAGTGTAGTTTTAGTGGGGTATGAAGGCGTACAAGTCAGATTACATTCAACAACGAATAACGTATGAATTTATACGTTTAAAattacacatttaacacatcGACATCTGCAGTCGAGCAACTGCACTGTTTATCTTCTGTTTGTTTGGGTGGCGTAACGTTCACGTGAACACTTTCAATACGTTTTAgaaca
This genomic window from Periophthalmus magnuspinnatus isolate fPerMag1 chromosome 2, fPerMag1.2.pri, whole genome shotgun sequence contains:
- the atg13 gene encoding autophagy-related protein 13 isoform X1 codes for the protein MDSDLSPQDKKDLDKFIKFFALKTVQVIVQARLGEKICTHSSSSPTGSDWFNLAIKDIPEVTHEAKKALAGQLPGIGRSMCVEISLKTSEGDSMELETWCLEMNEKCDKDIKVSYTVYNRLSVLLKSLLAITRVTPAYKLSRKQGHDYVILYRIYFGEVQLSGLGEGFQTVRVGVVGTPVGTVTLSCAYRTNLAFMSSRQFERSAPIMGIIVDHFVDGSCGQRPVTMGQPCNYRPPDDEDTGPFPGVQDSQEVCTTSFSTSPPSQCVCTLSPSPSKLSKPLPLDSLPLPLAPGLVTHNNMYSSRLCCQPPIITGPELCHPNATNQVMHAGKEGTVVLLPTQTQEAHLTLEQAHNTSTSSGDEEGLSHNGDGRSASPSDPVESLSNFTRKVGAFVNKPNAQLTAASLDLPFAAFAPRGLDAEENDRMVQPPDSPSCPSPLQGSLHSQGSEGSGPQDDFVMVDFRPAFSKDDLLPMDLGTFYREFQNPPQLASLSLHISSQSMADDLDSLPEKLAVYEKNMDEFDAFVDMLQ
- the atg13 gene encoding autophagy-related protein 13 isoform X2 translates to MDSDLSPQDKKDLDKFIKFFALKTVQVIVQARLGEKICTHSSSSPTGSDWFNLAIKDIPEVTHEAKKALAGQLPGIGRSMCVEISLKTSEGDSMELETWCLEMNEKCDKDIKVSYTVYNRLSVLLKSLLAITRVTPAYKLSRKQGHDYVILYRIYFGEVQLSGLGEGFQTVRVGVVGTPVGTVTLSCAYRTNLAFMSSRQFERSAPIMGIIVDHFVDGSCGQRPVTMGQPCNYRPPDDEDTGPFPGVQDSQEVCTTSFSTSPPSQMYSSRLCCQPPIITGPELCHPNATNQVMHAGKEGTVVLLPTQTQEAHLTLEQAHNTSTSSGDEEGLSHNGDGRSASPSDPVESLSNFTRKVGAFVNKPNAQLTAASLDLPFAAFAPRGLDAEENDRMVQPPDSPSCPSPLQGSLHSQGSEGSGPQDDFVMVDFRPAFSKDDLLPMDLGTFYREFQNPPQLASLSLHISSQSMADDLDSLPEKLAVYEKNMDEFDAFVDMLQ